A window of the Lolium perenne isolate Kyuss_39 chromosome 7, Kyuss_2.0, whole genome shotgun sequence genome harbors these coding sequences:
- the LOC139833696 gene encoding uncharacterized protein: MQLSVIGPLVSPPALTAAPTVPPVGIRLDRNNFALWRALTLTNLSGASLHGYLDDTMAAPAKTITEGTGDAARQVDNPAYGTWWTQDQKALGVLLSSMTEEIASQLLGCKTAAAAWTAIQAMFSAQSRAGVRHLRRQIQGLRKGDATASEYMHKVQALANAMATAGSPLRDDEIIDYMLTGLGSAFNPIAASLNMITRVVTAAEFYSMVLDYEGLQLSQLDETEEWTSSANAAARGGAPWKPRAPLPAFSGGGSQPGYGGGNSGRQTYGGNGGGGYGSPACGHAQPYGPPAGGNGNSRPTGGNYGGNGGGGNRGQNGGRRRQRPQCQICGYWGHTADDCRNRFNPDFVRGNNQQRTGNNQQRAGNSASTNSPPWMMDTGATDHLTNDLQRLHMQERYGGTDQVQVANGAAVDLPVQNTAVIDVPPAMDVHVHAPGTAPHSDAATSSSGPHGADAAASPPGSTGTDAATPSACNPSSPAPSPGSPECGAPTSPPSASSPGGPSAEQSAPPASQPDHGMVTRLRDNTRREKHYTDGTVRYDTRRRALFAAPVSHHDALREPAWRAAMTDEFTALAQTKTWTLVPRPPGTNIVGSKWAFKTKHRPDGSIEKHKARLVARGFTQQHGIDYGDTFSPVVKPATICLVLSLAVSRGWTLRQVDVSNAFLHGFLTEDVYMQQPPGFEDVRFPSHVCKLQRAIYGLKQSPRAWYACLSTRLFQLGFLPSRADTSLFIFNQRGVQVFMLVYVDDIVIAGSTAAVLEGLVRSLSATFPIKDLGVLDYFLGLEASYNSGGMTLMQRKYALDLLHRVNMENCNPTSTPMVPTERLARDTGALLGPEDSFRYHSVVGSLQYLTLTRPDISFAVNKVCQFLSQPTEVHWEAVKRILCYVKGTLDTGLRIRRSLQQSVSIFTDADWAGDVDDRRSTSGFAVFVGPNLISWSSKKQPTVSRSSTEAEYKALANGAAEAMWVCSLLRELGVTQRQAPILWCDNLGATYLTANPVFHARTKHIEIDFHFVREQVADGALVVRFISSNDQLADIFTKPATR, from the exons ATGCAGCTTTCCGTCATCGGACCGCTCGTCTCTCCGCCCGCGCTGACGGCTGCTCCCACGGTTCCCCCTGTCGGGATTCGACTCGACCGCAACAACTTCGCTCTGTGGCGTGCTCTCacgctcaccaatctctccggggCTTCGCTCCATGGTTACCTCGACGACACGATGGCGGCGCCAGCCAAGACCATCACCGAGGGCACCGGCGACGCCGCTCGGCAGGTTGACAACCCCGCGTATGGTACGTGGTGGACTCAGGACCAAAAGGCCTTGGGCGTGCTCCTCTCCTCCATGACTGAGGAGATCGCGAGCCAACTCCTCGGCTGCAAGACGGCGGCCGCGGCTTGGACGGCAATCCAAGCCATGTTTTCCGCGCAGAGCCGAGCTGGAGTCAGGCATCTCCGTCGCCAAATTCAGGGGCTGCGGAAGGGCGATGCGACTGCAAGCGAGTATATGCACAAGGTGCAGGCTCTGGCTAACGCCATGGCCACCGCCGGGTCTCCTCTTCGTGACGATGAAATCATCGATTACATGCTTACCGGCCTCGGCTCCGCTTTCAATCCGATCGCGGCGTCTCTGAACATGATCACCAGGGTGGTGACCGCCGCCGAGTTCTATTCCATGGTCCTGGACTACGAGGGCCTGCAGCTGTCGCAGCTGGATGAGACTGAGGAGTGGACCTCGTCTGCCAATGCTGCTGCTCGCGGTGGTGCTCCCTGGAAGCCCCGCGCGCCCTTGCCCGCCTTCTCTGGTGGAGGCTCTCAGCCTGGTTACGGCGGGGGCAACAGCGGCCGCCAGACTTACGGCGGTAACGGTGGAGGCGGCTATGGGTCGCCGGCATGTGGCCACGCCCAGCCCTACGGTCCGCCAGCGGGCGGCAACGGCAACAGTCGCCCAACTGGCGGCAATTACGGCGGTAACGGCGGCGGTGGCAACCGCGGCCAGAACGGAGGACGCCGGCGTCAGCGCCCGCAGTGTCAAATCTGCGGCTATTGGGGGCACACAGCCGATGATTGTCGGAACCGCTTCAACCCCGACTTCGTGCGCGGCAACAACCAGCAGCGCACCGGCAACAATCAGCAGCGTGCCGGCAACTCGGCATCGACCAACTCTCCGCCTTGGATGATGGATACTGGGGCGACGGATCATCTGACAAATGATCTTCAGCGTCTCCACATGCAGGAGCGCTATGGTGGGACGGATCAGGTTCAGGTGGCCAACGGTGCAG CTGTTGATCTTCCTGTGCAGAATACCGCGGTGATCGACGTCCCTCCGGCTATGGACGTGCATGTGCATGCCCCGGGAACCGCGCCCCACTCGGATGCTGCCACGTCGTCGTCGGGTCCTCACGGCGCGGATGCTGCCGCGTCGCCTCCGGGTTCCACCGGTACGGATGCGGCCACGCCTTCGGCGTGCAATCCCTCGTCGCCTGCACCTTCTCCCGGATCGCCTGAGTGTGGCGCGCCCACGTCACCGCCTTCAGCTTCTTCGCCTGGCGGGCCGTCCGCTGAGCAGTCGGCTCCGCCGGCCTCACAGCCTGACCATGGCATGGTCACTCGTCTACGTGACAACACTCGTCGTGAGAAGCACTACACCGACGGCACTGTGCGATATGATACTCGTCGCCGTGCTCTCTTTGCAGCGCCGGTGTCTCACCATGATGCTCTTCGTGAACCGGCGTGGCGCGCCGCCATGACGGATGAATTCACTGCTCTTGCTCAGACGAAGACCTGGACTCTGGTTCCTCGCCCACCTGGCACTAATATTGTTGGAAGCAAGTGGGCATTCAAAACCAAGCATCGTCCTGATGGTTCAATTGAGAAGCACAAGGCTCGCCTGGTTGCTCGCGGGTTCACTCAACAGCATGGCATTGACTATGGTGACACTTTCAGTCCTGTTGTCAAACCAGCCACCATTTGCCTGGTTCTCTCCCTCGCTGTTTCTCGCGGCTGGACCCTTCGTCAGGTTGATGTCAGCAATGCTTTTCTCCATGGTTTCCTGACAGAAGATGTCTATATGCAGCAGCCTCCTGGTTTTGAGGATGTCCGTTTCCCCTCTCATGTGTGCAAGTTGCAGCGTGCTATTTATGGTCTGAAGCAGTCCCCTCGTGCTTGGTATGCTTGCTTGAGTACTCGCCTTTTTCAGCTGGGGTTTCTTCCTTCTCGGGCTGATACGTCCTTGTTCATCTTTAATCAGCGTGGTGTTCAAGTTTTCATGTTGGTTTATGTTGACGACATTGTCATTGCTGGTTCCACTGCTGCTGTTTTGGAGGGTCTTGTTCGCTCTCTGTCTGCCACTTTTCCTATCAAGGATCTTGGCGTTCTGGACTATTTCCTTGGATTGGAAGCATCGTACAATTCAGGGGGCATGACACTTATGCAGCGCAAGTATGCGCTAGACTTGTTGCATCGGGTTAATATGGAGAATTGTAACCCCACATCCACTCCAATGGTGCCCACTGAAAGGCTAGCTCGAGACACTGGTGCACTTCTTGGTCCAGAGGATTCTTTCAGATATCACAGTGTGGTTGGTAGTTTACAGTATTTGACTCTCACACGTCCAGATATATCCTTTGCTGTCAACAAGGTTTGTCAGTTCTTGTCTCAACCCACTGAAGTGCATTGGGAGGCCGTGAAACGAATCCTTTGTTACGTCAAGGGAACGTTGGATACAGGGCTTCGCATTAGGAGGTCACTGCAACAGAGTGTGAGTATCTTTACTGATGCAGATTGGGCTGGAGATGTTGATGATCGACGCTCTACGAGCGGTTTTGCAGTGTTTGTGGGTCCGAACCTTATTTCATGGAGTTCGAAGAAGCAGCCCACGGTTTCCAGATCGAGCACTGAGGCAGAGTATAAGGCTCTTGCAAATGGAGCAGCCGAAGCTATGTGGGTTTGTTCATTGCTTCGAGAACTTGGTGTTACCCAGCGGCAAGCTCCAATCTTATGGTGTGATAATTTGGGTGCTACCTACCTAACGGCGAATCCAGTCTTCCATGCTAGGACCAAGCACATTGAGATTGATTTTCATTTTGTGCGAGAGCAGGTGGCTGATGGCGCTCTGGTGGTAAGGTTTATCTCTTCTAATGATCAGTTGGCTGATATCTTCACTAAGCCAGCGACACGGTAG